The proteins below come from a single Mya arenaria isolate MELC-2E11 chromosome 8, ASM2691426v1 genomic window:
- the LOC128245128 gene encoding metallophosphoesterase 1-like, whose translation MVKKNVKVSVRMMWFCQLPSRFCFYIRTKRLVRVVVLLLLVLFYCEFLHYYIVLLWCTWPHLASPAHQPLRVMIIGDTHILGSNAHWFDKLRREWQMVRSFQASMLIHRPDVVFVLGDLMDYGTESSTQEFHHHVTRFKEMFDTPAHTHMEVIVGNHDIGFHNMMTPKRHDRFKEAFDTPSIRLVTIRDVNFVLVNSMALEGDGCSICSEAESKLRDIKWQLKCSKGKETGKFVADVCEKIETLKYSNPILLQHFPMYRTSDINCSTPDAAPKDERDIPFRNKIDCISKESTDMLFDYLDPRLVISAHTHHGCYRVHGNGVPEYTVASYNWRNKQGPTFFLAEITSKDFVLNRCYLPNEITVFGMYITAGFLAIVCLIIPPVRHKPVLVNGFSTSNKQH comes from the exons atggtaaagaaaaacgTGAAAGTGTCTGTCAGAATGATGTGGTTCTGTCAGTTGCCTTCAAG GTTTTGTTTCTACATACGCACCAAGCGGCTGGTCCGTGTAGTGGTGCTGTTACTGCTGGTCCTATTTTACTGTGAGTTTCTCCACTACTACATTGTTCTGCTGTGGTGCACATGGCCGCACCTTGCCTCGCCTGCCCACCAACCACTAAGGGTCATGATCATCGGGGACACGCACATACTCGGCTCTAATGCACACTGGTTTGATAAGTTAAGAAG AGAATGGCAGATGGTTCGTTCTTTCCAGGCCAGCATGTTGATTCATCGGCCAGATGTTGTATTTGTGTTAG GTGATTTGATGGACTACGGTACAGAGAGTTCAACACAAGAGTTTCACCACCATGTGACCCGGTTTAAGGAAATGTTTGACACTCCCGCACACACCCACATGGAAGTCATTGTCGGAAATCATGATATCGGCTTTCACAATAT GATGACACCGAAGAGACATGACCGATTTAAAGAGGCGTTTGACACACCTTCCATCCGATTAGTCACCATCCGAGATGTAAACTTTGTGCTGGTCAATAGCATGGCGCTGGAGGGTGATGGCTGTTCCATTTGCTCAGAAGCGGAGAGCAAATTGAGAGATATCAAGTGGCAGCTCAAGTGTTCAAAG GGCAAGGAGACAGGGAAGTTTGTGGCAGATGTTTGTGAGAAGATTGAGACCTTGAAATACTCCAATCCCATTTTACTACAG cATTTCCCAATGTATAGAACATCTGACATTAACTGTTCCACTCCTGATGCTGCTCCTAAAGATGAAAGGGATATACCATTTAGAAACAAGATAGACTGCATATCGAAAGAAAGCACTGATATG CTGTTTGACTACTTAGACCCACGGCTGGTGATCAGTGCCCACACCCACCATGGCTGTTACAGGGTCCACGGTAATGGTGTCCCGGAGTACACTGTGGCCTCTTATAACTGGAGGAACAAACAGGGGCCAACATTCTTTCTT gcAGAGATTACTTCAAAAGACTTTGTGTTAAATAGATGCTACCTTCCTAATGAGATTACAGTATTTGGTATGTACATAACTGCAGGATTTCTGGCCATAGTGTGCCTCATAATACCTCCTGTGAGGCATAAACCTGTCCTTGTGAATGGCTTCTCAACATCCAATAAGCAACACTGA